One region of Syntrophobacter fumaroxidans MPOB genomic DNA includes:
- a CDS encoding AAA family ATPase has product MKGPARATAVRFTEIELKNWRNFGSVKVTLPQRVFLVGPNASGKSNFLDAFRFLRDLASVGGGFQAAVRRRGGLSSLRCLAARRIPDIVLSVKIGHEDERWQYSLKFRQDSQGRPMITEEKVVREGEVILDRPDKSDKKDGERLTQTYLEQVNTNKEFREVAEFFSSVRYLHLVPQIIREPDRSVGKINDPFGGDFLEGIAQTRKNTQRARLNRIQKALELAVPQLKELELHTDSRGIPHLRGRYEHWRLRGAWQDEDQFSDGTLRLIGLLWVLQESKAPLLLEEPELSLHPGVARYIPQMFARVQRHSKRQIIVSTHSGDILQDEGIGLDEALLLFPETEGTIVKPAGSFDEIRILLEQGMSLADAVIPKTSPAKARQLTLFGD; this is encoded by the coding sequence ATGAAAGGACCTGCAAGGGCAACTGCTGTTCGATTTACGGAAATCGAACTGAAGAATTGGCGCAATTTCGGCAGCGTCAAAGTTACCTTGCCTCAACGGGTATTCCTTGTAGGACCAAATGCTTCCGGAAAGTCAAACTTTCTTGATGCCTTTCGTTTCCTTCGCGACCTTGCATCGGTAGGGGGCGGTTTTCAGGCAGCGGTCAGACGTCGGGGCGGACTGTCCAGTCTACGGTGCTTGGCTGCGCGGCGTATTCCGGACATCGTGCTCAGCGTCAAAATAGGTCACGAAGACGAACGATGGCAATACTCCCTGAAATTCAGGCAAGATAGCCAGGGGCGGCCCATGATCACAGAAGAAAAAGTGGTTCGAGAAGGCGAGGTGATCCTGGACCGGCCGGACAAGAGCGACAAGAAAGATGGTGAACGTCTGACTCAAACGTACTTGGAGCAGGTCAATACCAACAAAGAATTTCGGGAGGTTGCGGAGTTTTTTTCATCGGTGCGCTACCTTCACCTGGTGCCGCAGATAATACGAGAGCCGGATCGTTCAGTTGGCAAGATCAACGATCCTTTTGGCGGTGACTTCCTGGAGGGAATCGCACAAACGCGTAAGAATACTCAGCGGGCAAGACTGAATCGGATTCAAAAGGCCCTTGAACTTGCAGTCCCCCAACTTAAAGAGTTGGAGCTTCATACAGACAGTAGAGGGATACCTCATTTAAGAGGAAGATATGAGCACTGGAGACTTCGAGGAGCATGGCAGGACGAGGATCAGTTTTCAGACGGTACCTTGCGATTGATCGGTCTCCTTTGGGTTTTGCAGGAAAGCAAGGCACCATTGTTGTTGGAAGAGCCCGAGCTTTCGCTTCATCCGGGCGTGGCACGATACATTCCTCAGATGTTTGCCCGCGTTCAGCGTCACTCGAAGCGGCAGATAATAGTCAGCACACACTCCGGCGATATTTTGCAGGATGAGGGAATCGGCCTCGATGAAGCGCTGCTTTTGTTCCCGGAAACAGAGGGAACGATCGTAAAGCCAGCGGGCAGCTTTGACGAAATCAGGATCCTCTTGGAGCAAGGGATGAGCCTTGCCGATGCGGTCATACCAAAAACCAGCCCTGCAAAAGCGCGTCAACTTACACTTTTTGGGGACTAA
- a CDS encoding beta-ketoacyl-ACP synthase III, with translation MVRSVVAGIGSYAPPKIVKNDDLAQLMTTSDEWIRTRSGIEERRFADEGVYCSDLALDAAKAALEDASLQPSDIDFIIFATLSPDQFFPGAGCFLQAKLGIQSIGCLDVRNQCTGFIYALATADAFIRSGVYRRVLVVGSEVQSGALNFSDGGRDVAVLFGDGAGAVVLEAAEENSRGILYSELHADGRFAKALHLTMYDISRKPIVTPKMIEDGALWPQMDGRLVFKHAVVRLGEVIVSTLRKCGIDPAEIKYVIPHQANLRINNMVAERLGIPQEKFLSNIRKHGNTTAASIPLLLDQTYRAGKLERGDLLLLAAFGSGFTWGTTLLRW, from the coding sequence ATGGTTCGCAGTGTTGTCGCCGGAATAGGAAGCTATGCTCCTCCGAAAATCGTGAAGAACGATGACCTTGCACAATTGATGACGACCAGCGACGAATGGATCAGGACCCGGAGCGGCATCGAGGAACGACGGTTTGCCGACGAGGGGGTGTACTGCTCCGACCTGGCGCTGGACGCGGCGAAAGCTGCGCTTGAAGATGCGTCTTTGCAGCCTTCGGACATCGATTTCATCATTTTTGCGACGTTGAGCCCCGACCAGTTTTTCCCCGGCGCCGGGTGTTTTCTCCAGGCCAAGCTCGGCATCCAGTCCATCGGCTGCCTGGACGTGCGCAACCAGTGCACGGGTTTCATCTATGCGCTGGCGACGGCGGACGCGTTCATTCGCTCGGGCGTGTACCGGCGCGTCCTGGTGGTGGGTTCCGAGGTGCAGTCGGGAGCGTTGAATTTCAGTGACGGCGGGCGGGACGTGGCCGTTCTTTTCGGGGACGGCGCGGGCGCGGTGGTGCTCGAAGCCGCGGAGGAGAACAGCAGGGGTATCTTGTATTCCGAGCTGCACGCCGACGGAAGGTTCGCCAAGGCGCTTCATCTCACCATGTATGACATTTCCCGCAAACCCATCGTGACCCCGAAGATGATCGAGGACGGTGCACTCTGGCCGCAGATGGACGGCAGACTGGTGTTCAAGCACGCCGTGGTGCGCCTGGGAGAAGTGATCGTGAGCACGCTCAGAAAGTGCGGCATCGACCCCGCCGAGATCAAGTACGTCATTCCTCACCAGGCGAACCTGCGCATCAACAACATGGTGGCGGAACGGCTGGGAATACCGCAGGAGAAGTTCCTGAGCAATATCCGGAAGCACGGCAACACCACCGCGGCATCCATTCCCCTGCTGCTCGATCAAACCTACCGTGCCGGAAAGCTGGAACGGGGCGACCTGCTCCTGCTCGCGGCATTCGGTTCCGGATTCACCTGGGGGACGACGCTGTTGCGGTGGTAA
- a CDS encoding RpiB/LacA/LacB family sugar-phosphate isomerase has product MRVGIAADHGGFELKRQLVEELAATGHDVVDFGARRFDPADDFPDYVVPLARAVVERTVERGLAVCGSGVGASIAANKVPGARAALITDVYSARQGVEDDDMNMMCLGGRVVGVELAKELLRAFLKARYRPAERFERRLAKVAALEDESSRTAHGTTRREE; this is encoded by the coding sequence ATGCGTGTCGGAATCGCGGCGGACCACGGCGGTTTCGAGCTCAAGCGACAGTTGGTGGAGGAACTCGCGGCAACGGGCCACGACGTGGTGGATTTCGGAGCACGCCGGTTCGACCCGGCCGACGACTTCCCGGACTATGTCGTGCCGCTTGCCCGAGCGGTGGTCGAACGAACGGTGGAAAGAGGGCTTGCCGTTTGCGGCAGCGGCGTCGGTGCGTCGATTGCGGCCAACAAGGTGCCCGGTGCGCGCGCGGCGCTCATCACGGACGTTTATTCCGCACGCCAGGGAGTCGAGGACGATGACATGAACATGATGTGCCTCGGCGGCCGCGTCGTGGGGGTGGAACTCGCCAAGGAACTCCTGCGGGCTTTTTTGAAGGCCCGCTACAGGCCAGCCGAGCGGTTCGAGCGCCGCCTTGCCAAGGTGGCGGCGCTGGAAGACGAAAGCTCCCGGACGGCTCATGGAACAACCCGCCGAGAGGAGTGA
- a CDS encoding CBS domain-containing protein: MFIDKSMTKKVVTVGPNDGILETRELLAKSSFRHLPVVDEENRLVGIVTDRDIRSAMPSVFLDENETLKERERLAQMKIKDIMTKNPVTVNPANTLEDAILLMQRMRVGAFPVVDREGKLRGMLSIRDLVRAFVNVLGLEEPGTLLCIKVQERVGEMKKIVDAITEEHISFGSILVSRYWEEGKRAVFPYLLTTNVAHVKRKLVEMGYELIDPMEWTLDALPRPE; the protein is encoded by the coding sequence ATGTTTATCGACAAGTCGATGACGAAGAAAGTAGTCACGGTCGGCCCGAACGACGGGATCCTGGAAACCAGGGAACTCCTGGCCAAGAGCAGCTTCCGCCATCTCCCCGTGGTGGATGAAGAGAACCGACTGGTTGGAATCGTGACGGACCGGGATATTCGCAGCGCCATGCCGTCGGTGTTTCTGGACGAGAATGAAACCCTGAAGGAGCGCGAGCGCCTCGCTCAGATGAAGATCAAGGACATCATGACCAAAAACCCCGTCACGGTTAATCCCGCGAACACCCTGGAGGACGCCATCCTGCTGATGCAAAGGATGCGAGTGGGGGCGTTTCCGGTTGTGGATCGGGAAGGGAAGCTGCGCGGAATGCTCTCCATCCGCGACCTTGTGCGAGCTTTTGTCAACGTCCTTGGCCTGGAGGAGCCCGGAACCCTGCTTTGCATCAAGGTGCAGGAGCGCGTCGGGGAAATGAAGAAGATCGTGGACGCCATCACCGAGGAACACATCTCCTTCGGCAGCATATTGGTCAGCCGGTACTGGGAGGAGGGGAAGCGGGCCGTGTTCCCGTATCTCTTGACCACAAACGTGGCCCACGTCAAACGAAAGCTGGTCGAGATGGGCTACGAGTTGATCGATCCCATGGAATGGACTCTGGATGCTCTGCCCAGGCCGGAATGA
- a CDS encoding histone deacetylase family protein encodes MRKTGFLYDDRLLLHCTGSNHPESPERLEAVYRGVEEAGLFPRLTLIKASPAKLKWIEAVHSPKHIMRFEEACLLEMGEFDHPDNQMCRESYETALLAVGGLLEAVRMVMEGIIDNAFCAVRPPGHHAEMNRALGFCYFNNVAIAARYLLNEWGVERVGIVDIDAHHGNGTQHIFEDDPSVFYYSAHEHPSFAFPGTGREFETGVGAGSGFTLNCPLLPGQGDEEYMAILERDLAPAFAEFKPQVILVSAGFDAHVGDDMSDLKLSTEGFSRIMRKLVELADAYSAGRIISVLEGGYSVQLLPELIRNHVSILLGL; translated from the coding sequence ATGCGAAAAACGGGTTTCCTATACGACGATCGGCTTCTGCTTCACTGCACGGGCTCGAATCATCCCGAGTCGCCGGAGAGGCTGGAGGCGGTCTACCGAGGCGTGGAAGAAGCCGGGCTTTTTCCCAGGCTCACCCTGATAAAAGCGAGTCCGGCGAAGTTGAAGTGGATCGAAGCGGTTCACTCGCCCAAACACATCATGCGGTTCGAAGAGGCGTGTCTCCTGGAGATGGGAGAATTCGACCATCCCGACAACCAGATGTGCCGGGAAAGCTACGAGACGGCGCTTCTTGCCGTCGGGGGCCTGCTCGAGGCGGTCAGGATGGTGATGGAGGGAATAATCGACAACGCCTTCTGCGCGGTGCGCCCTCCGGGCCACCATGCCGAAATGAATCGCGCTCTCGGTTTCTGCTACTTCAACAATGTGGCGATTGCCGCGCGGTACCTCCTCAACGAATGGGGAGTGGAGCGGGTCGGAATCGTGGACATCGACGCCCATCACGGCAACGGCACGCAACACATCTTCGAAGACGATCCCAGCGTGTTTTATTATTCCGCCCATGAACATCCTTCCTTCGCGTTTCCCGGGACCGGTCGTGAATTCGAGACGGGAGTCGGCGCGGGTTCCGGGTTTACGCTCAATTGCCCTTTGCTGCCCGGGCAGGGCGACGAGGAATACATGGCCATTCTGGAAAGGGATTTGGCGCCTGCGTTCGCCGAATTCAAGCCGCAGGTCATTCTTGTGTCGGCAGGTTTCGATGCGCACGTGGGTGACGATATGTCCGACCTGAAGCTCTCGACGGAAGGTTTCTCCCGGATCATGCGCAAGCTGGTGGAATTGGCGGACGCATATTCGGCGGGAAGGATCATCTCCGTTCTCGAAGGGGGTTATTCGGTCCAGCTCCTGCCGGAACTGATAAGGAATCATGTCTCAATTCTGCTGGGCCTGTAA
- a CDS encoding lysophospholipid acyltransferase family protein, which yields MISILKSIWIWVAMISLIVLWLPLLGIIWLFDRNPVRFRTGRWFRRLGVSMVKCNPAWRVHVSGVENFEPERAYVVVSNHQSLADIPLISLLPWEMKWIAKAELFRLPFVGWMMRMAGDIPLDRGQRSGAPALLRAKKYLQQKCPVMIFPEGTRSPDGSVKGFTDGAFLLAIKAGVPVLPLAVEGSYAALRKNSWRFGEPQDVYLTVLPPVDTTGLSSRDVESLRERSRRMIEEEVLKCREATGKSLSDRSLL from the coding sequence ATGATCTCGATACTGAAATCGATCTGGATCTGGGTGGCCATGATTTCCCTCATTGTTTTGTGGCTGCCGTTGCTCGGGATCATTTGGCTGTTCGACCGGAATCCGGTGCGCTTTCGCACGGGCCGGTGGTTCCGCCGGCTCGGCGTGAGCATGGTGAAGTGCAATCCGGCCTGGAGAGTTCACGTCTCAGGAGTGGAGAACTTCGAGCCGGAGCGCGCCTACGTCGTGGTGAGCAACCATCAGTCACTGGCGGACATTCCCCTGATTTCCCTGCTGCCGTGGGAGATGAAATGGATCGCCAAGGCCGAGCTCTTTCGATTGCCTTTCGTGGGCTGGATGATGCGCATGGCGGGAGACATCCCGCTCGATCGCGGACAGCGCAGCGGGGCGCCGGCCCTGTTGCGGGCGAAAAAGTATTTGCAGCAGAAGTGCCCGGTCATGATCTTTCCGGAAGGGACGCGGTCGCCGGACGGCAGCGTCAAGGGTTTCACCGACGGCGCTTTTCTCCTGGCCATCAAGGCGGGGGTGCCCGTGCTGCCGCTTGCCGTGGAGGGTTCCTATGCCGCGCTGCGCAAGAACAGCTGGAGATTCGGGGAACCCCAGGATGTGTATCTCACCGTATTGCCGCCCGTTGACACCACGGGCCTCTCTTCCAGGGATGTGGAAAGCCTCCGGGAGCGATCCCGCCGCATGATCGAAGAAGAGGTTCTCAAGTGTCGTGAGGCGACGGGGAAATCTCTCTCCGACCGTTCGTTGCTCTGA
- a CDS encoding fumarylacetoacetate hydrolase family protein: MVILPIVNTTKKYTVNPTKIIALGLNYRAHIAESTTVKVRGFTDEVPEEPILFPKTPNVLIGPGESIVIPAFLKEYGFPEPRTDYEAELAVIIKDECKNVGPGDALKHVFGYTCMNDVSQRNLQTGDRAGWFRGKSLDTFGPIGPVIVRPDDLGDPHNLRICCRLNGVTVQDSNTGSMIFKIPEIIAFVSRNFKLMPGDVIVTGTPSGVGPIRHGDVVEVEIEKIGILRNPVVEE; the protein is encoded by the coding sequence ATGGTCATTTTGCCGATAGTCAACACGACGAAAAAATACACGGTCAACCCGACGAAAATCATCGCGCTGGGGCTCAACTACAGGGCGCATATCGCCGAAAGCACGACCGTGAAGGTCCGAGGCTTCACCGACGAGGTGCCGGAGGAGCCGATTCTGTTCCCCAAGACCCCTAATGTCCTGATCGGGCCCGGTGAGTCGATTGTCATCCCGGCATTCCTCAAGGAATACGGGTTTCCTGAACCGAGAACCGACTATGAAGCCGAACTGGCCGTGATCATCAAGGATGAATGCAAGAATGTCGGTCCGGGGGATGCCTTGAAACACGTGTTCGGATACACGTGCATGAACGACGTGAGCCAGCGGAATCTGCAGACGGGCGACCGGGCCGGATGGTTCCGGGGCAAGTCGCTCGATACGTTCGGCCCCATCGGGCCGGTGATCGTGAGGCCCGATGACCTGGGAGATCCGCACAACCTCAGGATATGCTGTCGCTTGAACGGTGTGACGGTACAGGATTCCAACACGGGGAGCATGATCTTCAAAATTCCCGAAATCATCGCGTTCGTTTCGAGAAACTTCAAGCTCATGCCCGGCGACGTCATTGTCACGGGGACTCCGAGCGGCGTCGGCCCCATCAGGCATGGAGACGTGGTGGAAGTGGAGATTGAGAAGATCGGCATCCTGCGGAATCCGGTTGTGGAAGAATGA